A genomic region of Streptomyces sp. NBC_00247 contains the following coding sequences:
- a CDS encoding SRPBCC domain-containing protein, whose translation MEHEVFVPVPVASLRSALGDPARVARCVPSLQQDAGASEALAGRLRFRVDGHTITYRGALELTATDEYTVSVTGEGAAARGAGSVKLALTITLDDSAGGAAASETGCAAPGAPGTTIRYTGTATGDGRLAELDAEAVHAAARRLLDRFTQQLVTESLGTHETPEDHAAQASDETGEGREAPGASGTPGSSGGEGGKGSGAPAGTAPGTAPYEDTDTSTGIEARADAETRPDRGEAASPSDEGAGPLFDAPVPPSSLDAGADIEFAVPDEPPAEAAHARRTMIGRSAEEVDHAPPRGRYAPVPSPETTNASTTLRWAAPAAVLALASAVVVGRALRRRR comes from the coding sequence ATGGAGCATGAGGTGTTCGTTCCGGTTCCGGTCGCGTCCCTGCGGAGCGCGCTCGGCGACCCCGCCCGGGTGGCACGCTGCGTCCCGTCCCTCCAGCAGGACGCGGGTGCGTCCGAGGCGCTCGCCGGCCGGCTGAGGTTCCGGGTGGACGGCCACACGATCACCTACCGGGGCGCCCTGGAGCTGACCGCGACGGACGAGTACACCGTCTCGGTCACCGGGGAGGGCGCGGCCGCCCGGGGCGCCGGCTCGGTGAAGCTGGCCCTGACGATCACCCTCGACGACTCGGCCGGGGGCGCCGCCGCGAGCGAGACCGGGTGCGCCGCCCCGGGCGCACCGGGCACGACGATTCGCTACACCGGCACGGCCACGGGGGACGGACGGCTCGCCGAACTGGACGCCGAGGCCGTGCACGCCGCCGCCCGCCGACTGCTCGACCGCTTCACCCAGCAGCTCGTCACGGAGAGCCTGGGCACCCACGAGACCCCTGAGGACCATGCGGCTCAGGCGTCCGATGAGACCGGGGAGGGGCGCGAGGCTCCCGGGGCATCCGGGACGCCCGGCTCGTCCGGCGGTGAGGGCGGCAAGGGCTCCGGCGCTCCCGCCGGCACAGCCCCCGGCACCGCTCCGTACGAGGACACCGACACCAGCACCGGCATCGAGGCGCGGGCGGACGCCGAGACACGTCCGGACCGGGGCGAGGCTGCTTCACCGTCCGACGAGGGTGCCGGGCCGCTCTTCGACGCTCCGGTGCCGCCCTCCTCGCTCGACGCGGGCGCCGACATCGAGTTCGCCGTCCCGGACGAGCCGCCGGCCGAGGCCGCGCACGCCCGGCGCACCATGATCGGGCGGAGCGCCGAGGAGGTGGACCACGCGCCGCCGCGCGGCCGGTACGCGCCCGTGCCCTCGCCGGAGACCACCAACGCCTCCACCACCCTGCGGTGGGCGGCCCCGGCGGCGGTCCTCGCCCTCGCCTCCGCCGTGGTGGTGGGGCGGGCACTGCGGCGGAGGCGATGA
- a CDS encoding aldose epimerase family protein, producing the protein MSSEKSVRLTAGDAELTIDPVRGCRITSLRIGGTELLRQGERYGCFPMVPWVGRTAYGEFRNGDTVHTLPLNSPPHAIHGTGRDTSWTTARELEGEAAFYYDLAEPWPYQGRVTQTFELSGDALTLRMSVETAGDSFPAQAGWHPWFLRNIGGQDARLSFDAAWQEERGADHMPTGQRIEPLPGPWDDCFGMPDGVKATVTWPEQLELTVTSRDEWVVIYDEQDEALCVEPQSGPPNGLNSTPRLVTPIEPLEMATTWSWARL; encoded by the coding sequence GTGAGTAGTGAGAAGAGCGTCCGGCTGACAGCCGGCGACGCCGAGTTGACCATCGACCCCGTCCGAGGGTGCCGTATCACCAGCCTGCGGATCGGGGGCACCGAACTGCTGCGGCAGGGTGAGCGGTACGGCTGCTTCCCCATGGTGCCGTGGGTCGGCAGAACCGCGTACGGCGAGTTCCGCAACGGCGACACGGTGCACACCCTGCCGCTCAATTCGCCGCCGCACGCCATCCACGGCACCGGTCGCGACACCTCCTGGACCACCGCGCGGGAGCTGGAGGGCGAGGCCGCCTTCTACTACGACCTCGCCGAACCATGGCCGTACCAGGGGCGGGTGACGCAGACCTTCGAACTCTCCGGGGACGCTCTGACGCTCCGGATGTCCGTGGAGACGGCAGGCGACTCCTTCCCGGCGCAGGCGGGCTGGCACCCCTGGTTCCTGCGCAACATCGGTGGCCAGGACGCCCGGCTCTCCTTCGACGCCGCCTGGCAGGAGGAGCGCGGTGCGGACCACATGCCGACCGGACAGCGCATCGAACCGCTCCCCGGCCCCTGGGACGACTGCTTCGGGATGCCGGACGGGGTCAAGGCCACGGTCACCTGGCCGGAGCAGCTGGAGCTGACGGTCACCAGCCGCGACGAGTGGGTCGTGATCTACGACGAGCAGGACGAGGCGCTCTGCGTGGAGCCCCAGTCCGGCCCGCCGAACGGGCTGAACTCCACTCCGCGCCTGGTCACACCGATCGAGCCGCTGGAGATGGCGACCACCTGGAGCTGGGCTCGGCTCTGA